One region of Limnospira fusiformis SAG 85.79 genomic DNA includes:
- a CDS encoding PP2C family protein-serine/threonine phosphatase, translating into MRSGDDPQVEIIDTIDLGFPVGLEPDISQFVHKITVRLNPKDVLILFTDGITEGENSYGQHYGIDRLCEVALCHHEQTSEDRKNAIVSDVFEHIGRQRIFNNITLIILKQK; encoded by the coding sequence CTGCGATCGGGTGATGATCCTCAAGTAGAAATTATAGATACCATTGATTTAGGATTTCCTGTGGGTTTGGAACCAGATATTAGTCAATTTGTCCATAAAATTACGGTTAGACTAAATCCCAAAGATGTGCTAATATTATTTACAGATGGGATTACTGAGGGGGAAAATAGCTATGGCCAACATTATGGCATTGACCGCTTGTGTGAAGTGGCACTATGTCATCATGAACAGACATCTGAAGACAGAAAAAATGCCATTGTTTCTGATGTTTTTGAGCATATTGGTCGTCAGCGAATATTTAATAATATTACCTTGATTATTTTAAAGCAAAAATAA
- the carA gene encoding glutamine-hydrolyzing carbamoyl-phosphate synthase small subunit: MSLISAKPALLVLIDGTSYRGWSFGAPGTVLGEVVFNTGMTGYQEVLTDPSYCGQIVTFTYPELGNTGVNPEDEESQRPQVRGAIARNICTRPSNWRSTQSLPDYLKEHNIPGIYGIDTRALTRKLRTVGAMNGGISTEILDPAELLSLVEQAPNMDGLNLVKEVTTPESYEWSESTDTVWEFSPSLESKDSPTPPPRYTVVAIDFGVKRNILRRLASYGCRVIVVPASTPAAEILKYNPDGIFLSNGPGDPAAVSEGISTTQELLKSNKPVFGICMGHQILGLSLGAKTFKLKFGHRGLNQPAGLEKRQVEITSQNHGFALDPDSLAEDVEITHLNLNDRTVAGLKHKTLPLFSVQYHPEASPGPHDADYLFEQFVKEMEKGK; the protein is encoded by the coding sequence ATGTCCCTTATCTCTGCTAAACCAGCTTTACTGGTTCTGATTGATGGTACCAGCTATCGAGGTTGGTCCTTTGGCGCTCCAGGTACAGTTTTAGGTGAAGTGGTGTTTAACACCGGAATGACAGGTTATCAGGAAGTTTTGACTGATCCAAGTTATTGTGGTCAGATTGTCACCTTTACCTATCCTGAATTAGGGAACACAGGAGTTAACCCAGAAGACGAAGAATCCCAAAGACCCCAAGTCCGAGGCGCGATCGCCCGTAATATTTGCACCCGTCCCAGTAACTGGCGTTCTACCCAATCCTTACCGGACTATCTCAAAGAACATAATATTCCCGGCATTTATGGCATAGATACCCGTGCCTTAACCCGCAAACTGCGAACTGTCGGGGCCATGAATGGTGGCATATCCACCGAAATTCTCGACCCCGCAGAATTATTATCCTTAGTCGAACAGGCTCCCAATATGGATGGGTTGAACCTAGTTAAAGAAGTAACTACACCAGAGAGCTACGAGTGGTCTGAGTCCACCGATACAGTTTGGGAATTTAGCCCCAGCTTGGAATCAAAAGACAGCCCAACACCCCCACCCCGTTATACAGTAGTTGCCATTGACTTTGGAGTAAAGCGTAATATTCTACGTCGCCTAGCTAGTTATGGTTGTCGGGTGATCGTAGTTCCCGCCAGCACCCCCGCCGCCGAGATCCTCAAATATAATCCCGATGGCATTTTCCTCTCTAACGGTCCAGGAGACCCGGCGGCCGTTTCCGAAGGTATTTCCACAACCCAGGAGTTACTGAAAAGTAACAAACCAGTATTTGGGATCTGTATGGGACATCAAATCCTCGGTTTATCCCTAGGTGCGAAAACCTTTAAGCTAAAATTCGGACATCGGGGATTAAACCAACCTGCTGGTTTAGAAAAGCGTCAGGTGGAAATTACCAGCCAAAATCACGGCTTTGCTCTCGATCCTGATAGCCTAGCGGAGGATGTAGAAATAACCCATCTGAACCTGAACGATCGCACTGTTGCTGGTCTCAAGCACAAAACCCTACCGCTATTTTCAGTGCAGTATCACCCAGAAGCCAGTCCCGGTCCCCACGACGCTGATTATCTGTTTGAGCAGTTCGTTAAGGAAATGGAAAAAGGCAAGTAA
- the rbsK gene encoding ribokinase — protein MSILVFGSINMDLVVQTPRLPQPGETLTGYNFLSVAGGKGANQAVAASRLGAKTEMVGRVGGDAFAQELLEGLKANRVGCEGVLRDNCTHSGLATIAVDNNGENQIIVIPGANGCVGPEDVQRLEPLWEEATSLLLQLEIPLKAVEAAIHAAKNAGVRVILDPAPAPDVFPQQLYPLVDIITPNETEASQLVGFAVNNVETAQKAADTLLDFGVKTAVIKLGSKGVFWATKSESFWVPAFAVNAVDTVAAGDAFNGGMAAALDEGRSLKEAILWGAATGALSTTQVGAQSSLPDRQALDDVLMPPMSTFTIN, from the coding sequence ATGAGTATTTTAGTTTTTGGCAGCATCAATATGGATCTAGTGGTGCAAACTCCTCGACTCCCTCAACCTGGGGAAACTTTAACCGGATATAATTTTTTATCGGTAGCAGGTGGAAAGGGTGCAAATCAAGCCGTAGCAGCATCGCGGTTAGGGGCAAAAACTGAGATGGTAGGAAGAGTTGGCGGGGATGCTTTTGCTCAAGAACTTCTGGAGGGATTAAAAGCTAATCGCGTCGGTTGTGAAGGGGTTTTGCGCGATAATTGTACCCATTCTGGTTTAGCGACTATTGCAGTAGATAATAACGGCGAAAATCAGATTATTGTTATTCCTGGTGCTAATGGTTGTGTTGGTCCAGAAGATGTGCAGAGACTAGAACCTTTATGGGAGGAAGCAACATCTTTATTATTGCAATTAGAAATTCCCCTAAAAGCAGTGGAAGCGGCTATTCATGCGGCTAAAAATGCGGGAGTGAGAGTAATTCTTGATCCTGCCCCAGCCCCTGATGTTTTCCCTCAACAATTATATCCGTTGGTGGATATTATTACCCCCAACGAAACGGAGGCGAGTCAACTGGTGGGCTTTGCGGTCAATAATGTAGAAACTGCCCAAAAAGCTGCGGATACTCTGTTGGATTTTGGGGTAAAAACTGCTGTAATTAAGTTGGGGTCTAAGGGAGTATTTTGGGCGACTAAATCAGAATCTTTTTGGGTTCCGGCTTTTGCGGTTAATGCGGTGGATACTGTGGCGGCGGGAGATGCTTTTAATGGGGGAATGGCGGCGGCTTTAGACGAAGGGCGATCGCTAAAGGAGGCGATTCTCTGGGGGGCGGCAACGGGGGCTTTATCGACTACCCAGGTAGGGGCGCAGTCTTCTCTACCCGATCGCCAAGCCTTAGATGATGTATTGATGCCGCCCATGTCAACTTTCACGATTAATTGA
- a CDS encoding serine/threonine-protein kinase, whose protein sequence is MINTALLSGQILRHHYLIIRELGHGGFGRTYLAKDQHRFDELCVLKEFAPQLKGNYELKKSRELFQREAQTLYQLKHPQIPRFQEIFEEQICGQIYMFVVQDYVQGFTCRELLKERLQKGEFFSQAEITEILLKLLPVLDYIHSLGVIHRDISPDNIICRDSDGLPILIDFGGVKLMKAHINSEWSSQSLHPSPATRLGKFGYAPDEQMQMGIVYPHSDLYSLAATLLVLLTGKEPQQLIDSYNSTWKWEPYLTLNPELYRIFHKMLARQPSDRYISARQILQDLNQISISPQPIPTQPPPESVTPDILPPPKNQPPVANFSPPTVQQITKFEFSPRLKMASLVLLSMVVMGSFGWWVGNVWADRFFVMETAKDEFGKMSELERIEILRDRRRHLGVNYNFFMTLVNEEFYFRYPQQQGRLLTNDPVDFVWRKRWDQIAHEVLNELETLSYESRQGLGTYTQADLNSWISTANRLNLSTAELFNLADTQFYQLFPERRDQGSIEAEPLIQIWRGIVRDRLSNWESINRES, encoded by the coding sequence ATGATTAATACTGCGCTGCTGTCAGGTCAAATTCTCCGCCACCACTATCTGATCATTCGTGAATTAGGTCATGGTGGCTTTGGACGCACCTATTTAGCTAAAGACCAACACCGCTTTGATGAGTTGTGCGTGTTAAAAGAATTCGCACCCCAACTCAAAGGTAATTATGAGTTAAAAAAATCCCGAGAGTTATTTCAACGGGAGGCGCAAACTCTCTACCAACTTAAACATCCGCAAATTCCCAGATTTCAAGAAATATTTGAGGAACAAATATGCGGTCAAATTTATATGTTTGTAGTTCAGGATTATGTCCAGGGTTTCACTTGCCGAGAATTACTCAAAGAGCGACTGCAAAAAGGTGAATTTTTTAGCCAAGCTGAAATCACCGAAATTCTGTTAAAATTGCTGCCAGTGTTGGATTATATCCACTCATTAGGAGTTATTCACCGTGATATTTCCCCCGATAATATCATCTGCAGAGACTCTGATGGGTTGCCAATTTTGATTGATTTTGGAGGTGTAAAACTGATGAAAGCGCACATCAATTCCGAGTGGTCTTCTCAGAGTTTACACCCCAGCCCCGCCACTCGATTAGGAAAGTTCGGCTATGCGCCAGATGAACAAATGCAGATGGGTATTGTTTATCCCCATAGCGATTTATATTCTTTAGCGGCGACTTTGTTAGTGTTGCTAACTGGTAAAGAACCTCAACAACTTATTGATAGTTATAATTCTACTTGGAAATGGGAACCATATCTAACTTTAAATCCTGAGTTATATCGGATTTTTCATAAAATGTTAGCACGTCAACCTAGCGATCGCTATATTTCCGCGCGTCAAATTTTACAGGATCTTAACCAGATCTCAATATCTCCTCAACCTATTCCCACTCAACCGCCACCAGAGTCAGTCACCCCTGACATATTACCGCCCCCAAAAAACCAGCCCCCTGTGGCTAATTTTAGTCCTCCTACTGTTCAACAAATAACCAAATTCGAGTTTTCTCCTAGGTTGAAAATGGCGAGTTTAGTCCTGTTGTCAATGGTGGTAATGGGTAGTTTTGGCTGGTGGGTGGGTAATGTTTGGGCCGATCGCTTTTTTGTTATGGAAACAGCCAAAGATGAATTTGGTAAAATGTCCGAACTTGAAAGGATAGAAATATTACGCGATCGCCGTCGCCATTTAGGTGTTAATTATAACTTTTTTATGACTTTAGTCAATGAAGAGTTTTATTTTCGCTACCCCCAACAACAAGGGCGACTATTAACTAATGATCCTGTTGATTTCGTTTGGCGAAAACGTTGGGATCAAATCGCCCATGAAGTCTTAAATGAGTTAGAAACCCTCAGTTATGAATCTCGACAAGGTTTAGGAACCTATACCCAAGCCGATCTAAATAGTTGGATTAGTACAGCCAACCGCCTTAATCTTAGCACGGCTGAACTGTTTAATTTAGCCGATACTCAATTCTATCAACTCTTCCCAGAAAGACGTGATCAAGGCTCCATAGAAGCTGAACCTTTAATTCAAATATGGCGGGGAATTGTTCGCGATCGCCTCTCTAATTGGGAATCAATTAATCGTGAAAGTTGA
- the rlmB gene encoding 23S rRNA (guanosine(2251)-2'-O)-methyltransferase RlmB: MRPPSSPHRKSGPNRGKVKPSSKPPHSPREDKPAIHPRRRDRPVASAETEPPEEDLIYGRHTVLAALENGRSLNRVWVISQLRSDTRFQPLLQEAKAKGAIVDGASYQRLDQITRGANHQGIVAQVTPYKYWDLTTLITQAKSANSQPVLVAVDGITDPHNLGAIVRTAEAIGAQGLILPQRRAVGINATVMKVAAGALETFPVARVINLNRSLTELKSAGFWIYGTVAGEFQPLYNANLTGAIVLVVGSEGEGLSHAIAENCDVLLSIPLQGTIPSLNVSVATGMALYEIFRQRQNQNQNQSQ, from the coding sequence ATGAGACCTCCTTCATCTCCCCATCGCAAATCTGGCCCGAACCGAGGAAAGGTTAAGCCTTCTTCTAAGCCACCGCATTCTCCTCGGGAAGATAAACCAGCTATCCATCCCCGTCGTCGCGATCGCCCTGTGGCTTCAGCAGAGACAGAACCGCCAGAGGAAGATCTAATTTATGGCCGCCACACAGTCTTAGCAGCCTTAGAAAACGGCCGATCGCTTAACCGAGTTTGGGTAATTTCCCAATTGCGATCGGATACCCGGTTTCAACCTCTCTTACAAGAGGCGAAAGCTAAAGGTGCTATTGTAGACGGAGCCAGCTATCAGCGCCTAGACCAAATTACCAGAGGCGCTAACCATCAGGGAATTGTCGCACAGGTTACACCGTATAAATATTGGGATTTAACCACCCTAATTACCCAGGCTAAATCTGCCAATAGCCAGCCTGTCCTAGTCGCGGTTGATGGTATCACTGACCCCCACAACTTAGGCGCGATCGTTCGCACCGCTGAAGCGATCGGAGCGCAAGGCTTGATTCTACCCCAGCGCCGGGCTGTTGGTATTAATGCTACAGTGATGAAAGTAGCGGCCGGAGCCTTAGAGACTTTCCCGGTAGCGCGGGTGATCAATCTTAACCGTAGTCTAACTGAACTCAAATCAGCCGGATTTTGGATTTATGGGACAGTAGCCGGGGAATTTCAACCCCTGTATAATGCCAATTTAACCGGAGCGATCGTTCTGGTGGTTGGTAGTGAAGGGGAAGGATTGAGTCATGCGATCGCCGAAAACTGCGATGTACTACTTTCTATTCCCCTACAAGGAACAATCCCTAGTCTGAATGTCTCAGTAGCCACTGGTATGGCACTTTATGAGATATTCCGCCAGCGTCAGAATCAGAATCAGAATCAGAGTCAATAG
- a CDS encoding STAS domain-containing protein — MTVSLRGTRDVKDNYQIFRLTGLLDAFSEGTFRKIMSKCIDNGPKHIVLDLSQIDFVDSSGLGALVQLVKKAQTNGGTLQIVSNPRVTQTVKLVRLEKFLSLQQTVEDAVAAVKKS; from the coding sequence CTGACCGTTAGCCTCAGAGGGACTCGCGACGTTAAAGATAACTATCAAATATTTCGTCTGACCGGATTACTCGATGCCTTCTCAGAAGGTACGTTTCGGAAAATTATGTCCAAGTGTATCGATAATGGACCAAAACACATTGTGTTGGATCTTTCCCAGATAGACTTCGTAGACAGTTCCGGTTTGGGCGCTTTGGTACAACTCGTCAAGAAGGCTCAGACTAACGGAGGAACTTTACAAATTGTTTCTAATCCTCGCGTCACCCAAACCGTGAAACTGGTTCGTTTAGAAAAGTTTCTATCTCTACAGCAAACCGTTGAGGATGCTGTGGCGGCGGTAAAAAAAAGTTGA
- a CDS encoding heavy metal translocating P-type ATPase has translation MTDNQQSSCCSCNGDDRHSDNLVSEVIPLAIITAIYILALIFNNWLKLAVWGWGEYIVLIPVYLLTGWEILVSAGKNIWRGQIFDETFLMSLATLCAIAINEVPEAVAVMLFYRIGEGFQEFSVQRSRRSIKSLLAVRPDNANLLINGEIKTMSPQLVNVGSSIVVKAGEKIPLDGEIISGTSQIDTSPLTGESLPRAVKPGEIVLAGTINQTGLLTIKVTKPFNESSISKILELVESAQSRKAKTEKFITTFARYYTPIVVSLAIAIALIPPLVNLGSFQEWFSRALILLVISCPCGLVISIPLGYFGGVGGAAQQGILVKGSTFLDDLAAVKTVIFDKTGTLTAGVFEVTKIVPHHHFTEAELIEIAAKIESLSNHPLAQAIREYYGDSPTETLIEDYQEIPGCGVKGNLQNRTVIAGGDRLLHLEKIDHPLCDVGGTVIHLAVDYRYAGYILIADKVRPDSVAAIKALKKQGVQKIVMLTGDNQTVADRLAKTLNIDEYYAELRPEDKVKQLEKLLSPDHRKVAFVGDGINDAPAIARADVGIAMGGMGSDAAIETADVVIMTDSPSYVSRAIAIGRKTRRIVWQNIGLAMGIKGFFIILGIFGLASIWSAVFADVGVALLAILNATRILGKPVN, from the coding sequence ATGACTGATAATCAACAGAGTTCCTGCTGTTCATGCAATGGAGACGATCGCCATTCTGATAATCTGGTATCCGAAGTGATACCCCTGGCAATAATCACCGCCATTTATATCCTAGCCTTAATCTTCAACAATTGGCTCAAACTCGCGGTTTGGGGTTGGGGGGAATATATAGTATTAATTCCTGTATATTTACTCACAGGCTGGGAAATCTTAGTCAGCGCCGGAAAGAATATCTGGCGAGGTCAGATATTTGATGAAACCTTTTTAATGAGTTTAGCCACCCTGTGCGCCATTGCTATTAATGAAGTTCCCGAAGCCGTGGCTGTCATGCTATTTTATCGAATTGGGGAAGGTTTCCAAGAGTTTTCTGTGCAGCGTTCTCGGCGTTCAATTAAATCATTATTAGCAGTACGTCCAGACAATGCAAACCTGCTAATAAATGGCGAAATAAAAACCATGTCTCCGCAGTTAGTAAATGTCGGCAGTAGTATTGTCGTCAAAGCCGGAGAAAAAATCCCTTTAGACGGAGAAATCATATCTGGAACCTCCCAAATTGACACTTCACCCCTCACCGGAGAATCCTTACCTCGTGCCGTTAAACCCGGAGAAATAGTCCTAGCGGGAACCATCAATCAAACCGGACTACTAACCATTAAAGTAACCAAACCATTTAACGAATCTTCGATTAGCAAAATTTTAGAATTAGTAGAAAGCGCCCAAAGTCGGAAAGCCAAAACCGAAAAATTTATCACCACCTTCGCACGTTATTATACCCCAATTGTGGTAAGTTTAGCCATAGCGATCGCCTTAATTCCTCCCCTAGTCAATTTGGGCAGTTTTCAAGAATGGTTTTCGCGGGCATTAATTCTCCTAGTAATTTCCTGTCCCTGCGGTTTAGTAATTAGCATTCCTCTAGGCTACTTTGGGGGAGTCGGAGGAGCAGCCCAGCAGGGAATCTTAGTGAAAGGCTCGACATTTTTAGACGATTTAGCTGCCGTTAAAACCGTGATATTTGACAAAACAGGAACCCTGACCGCTGGCGTATTTGAGGTGACAAAAATCGTCCCTCATCATCACTTTACCGAAGCAGAATTAATCGAGATTGCCGCCAAAATAGAATCCCTATCTAACCATCCTCTCGCCCAAGCAATTCGTGAATACTATGGAGATTCACCTACCGAAACCTTAATCGAAGATTATCAAGAAATCCCCGGCTGTGGAGTCAAAGGAAACCTGCAAAATCGGACAGTAATTGCGGGAGGCGATCGCCTGTTACACTTAGAAAAAATCGACCATCCTCTCTGTGATGTAGGCGGCACAGTAATTCATCTAGCCGTAGACTATCGCTATGCCGGATATATCCTAATTGCCGATAAAGTTAGACCCGATTCTGTGGCTGCTATTAAAGCCCTCAAAAAACAAGGAGTGCAGAAAATAGTCATGCTAACCGGAGATAATCAAACCGTAGCCGATCGCCTAGCCAAAACCTTAAATATTGATGAATATTATGCCGAATTAAGGCCCGAAGATAAAGTCAAGCAACTGGAAAAACTACTAAGTCCAGATCATCGTAAAGTTGCCTTTGTCGGAGATGGAATCAATGATGCGCCAGCCATTGCTAGGGCTGACGTAGGTATAGCCATGGGAGGTATGGGTTCAGACGCAGCCATTGAAACTGCCGATGTAGTAATTATGACCGATTCTCCCTCTTATGTCAGTCGTGCGATCGCCATCGGACGAAAAACCCGCCGCATTGTCTGGCAAAACATCGGTTTAGCCATGGGAATTAAAGGCTTTTTTATCATCTTAGGAATTTTCGGACTAGCCAGCATCTGGTCAGCAGTATTCGCCGATGTGGGAGTAGCATTATTAGCCATTCTCAACGCTACCCGCATCTTGGGGAAACCAGTTAATTGA
- a CDS encoding DUF928 domain-containing protein, protein MKLKLFAGPIGVVLGTVSLLAVSMTPPLIESVLGDDDQPPGRLVGGGTRSGNPNCRFDQTPLMAIAPSRSIGLTAQASPRLYFYLPAMETVQTAEFVLIDNTNDTVIYEETLKIGGKAGIMGVTIPSHSTQNIKTNNNYKWYFSIVCNPDNRSEDIIVEGGIRWAEIDPALASQINQASPLEKVDLYLKAGLWFDAMSTLAELRSHGNPDPAVSEAWSKLLESADLGVLVQEPVITE, encoded by the coding sequence ATGAAACTTAAACTTTTTGCGGGTCCGATAGGGGTTGTCCTCGGTACGGTGTCTCTGTTAGCGGTTTCTATGACACCACCTTTAATAGAATCTGTGCTAGGTGATGATGATCAGCCCCCAGGTCGCTTGGTGGGAGGAGGGACTAGGAGTGGCAACCCTAATTGTAGATTTGATCAAACTCCCTTGATGGCGATCGCTCCCTCTCGATCAATAGGATTAACCGCTCAAGCCTCTCCTAGGTTATATTTTTACTTACCTGCTATGGAAACTGTCCAAACGGCAGAGTTTGTGCTGATTGATAACACCAATGACACAGTGATTTATGAAGAGACCCTGAAAATCGGAGGTAAAGCTGGAATTATGGGTGTGACTATACCATCACACAGCACTCAAAACATTAAAACCAACAATAATTACAAGTGGTACTTTTCCATCGTTTGTAATCCTGATAACCGTTCGGAGGATATCATAGTCGAAGGTGGCATCCGGTGGGCAGAAATAGACCCAGCATTGGCTAGTCAAATCAACCAAGCCAGTCCACTAGAAAAGGTGGATCTATATTTAAAGGCTGGGCTGTGGTTTGATGCTATGTCAACTTTGGCTGAGTTGCGGTCTCATGGTAATCCTGATCCGGCAGTCTCAGAGGCTTGGAGTAAACTATTGGAATCGGCGGATCTGGGCGTTTTGGTTCAAGAACCTGTAATTACCGAATAA
- a CDS encoding EVE domain-containing protein has product MVYWLIKSEEKTYSIDQMQSDTTCIWDGVRNYMARNFLRKMQVNDLCFFYHSNTKIPGIVGLVRVIESDIVDPTQFDENSPYYDPKATANHPRWYTVRVEFIDKFPQMISLGDLKQQFDPDDLLLVRRGNRLSVMPIRVDIGDRILQLKISRSVS; this is encoded by the coding sequence ATGGTTTATTGGTTGATCAAATCTGAGGAAAAAACTTATAGTATTGACCAAATGCAGTCGGATACAACTTGTATTTGGGATGGTGTTCGTAACTACATGGCTAGGAATTTCTTGCGGAAAATGCAAGTTAATGATTTGTGTTTTTTTTATCATTCTAATACCAAAATTCCGGGGATTGTCGGCTTGGTGCGAGTCATTGAATCTGATATAGTTGATCCTACTCAATTTGATGAAAATAGCCCCTATTATGACCCGAAAGCTACGGCTAACCATCCTCGTTGGTATACGGTCAGAGTAGAGTTTATTGATAAATTTCCCCAGATGATTTCTCTTGGCGACCTCAAACAGCAATTTGATCCTGATGACTTGTTACTGGTGCGGCGGGGTAATCGTTTGTCTGTCATGCCGATTCGAGTGGATATTGGCGATCGCATTCTACAATTGAAAATTAGCCGATCTGTATCTTAG